The following are from one region of the Amycolatopsis lurida genome:
- a CDS encoding FtsX-like permease family protein: MWDLAWQTIKTRLSGFVGAFVAILCGTALVAGCGILMESGLRAGVPTQRYADAAVVVGGQQKVDPPGAGPLETQQVAEQASVPVSLAGTISAVPGVRGVVAEQSFPATVVTADGRTLNGPEGGQSLGHNWDAAPLAPFSLRDGRAPAGADEVVLDADLASRSGVSAGQRVKIAVRSAPVEFRVSGIAAPKSGDGLARQSAVFFSAEKAAELAGTPGQAHAIGVLADPGVTPGDLADRIRDAIGTDKVTVTTGVERSTVEFLDVSQTRMLLMALAGSFGGFALLIAVFVVASTLALVINQRRREFALLRAIAATPQQIRKLIGAETMIVAMVAGVLGSGLGVAVGFGLRNAFGAIGVIPPDFELAISPIPLVAALALGLGTARLAAWSASRRPSSIRPVEALGEAAVERRELGRVRVLIGCALVVAGLGGSMVPIFLSGDAGLAASGSSSLIIVIGLAVLGPKVVAVMTRLLAPVLNRTSRISGYLAAANNQTNARRLAAAVTPVMLAVSFALTMFYSQTSAAAARQEETVASTTADHVLAGGTGGLSPEVAEAARRIPGVAAATSVVRTEVINTVQEQDSLRVERYPAQGLDGAQIRGNLELGVVSGKITDLTGNTVAMSESEAGWYEKKIGDEVEFYFGDGAPAKLRLVATYTRDQAFGRYVLPADLARAHTGDRLDDAVLVRQQPDADAATVTAALNDLATRYPGLAVTPGSAVAAPAGGQQQAQFYVNLVAVGVILGYVVISVANTLVMSTAQRSREFALLRLIGTTKRQVVRMMRFEALTTVGVAALLGTVVAGVPLVLLNLGLRGTPLPSGTITVFGGVIAGAILLGVLSLGLATRVALRSKPIEAIGLRE, translated from the coding sequence ATGTGGGATTTGGCTTGGCAGACGATCAAGACCCGCTTGAGTGGTTTCGTCGGCGCGTTCGTCGCGATCCTCTGCGGGACGGCGCTGGTCGCCGGTTGCGGCATCCTGATGGAATCCGGCCTGCGCGCGGGTGTCCCGACACAGCGGTACGCGGACGCGGCGGTCGTCGTCGGCGGTCAGCAGAAGGTCGACCCGCCTGGCGCCGGTCCGCTCGAGACCCAGCAGGTCGCCGAGCAGGCTTCGGTGCCGGTGAGCCTGGCCGGGACGATCTCCGCGGTGCCGGGCGTCCGCGGTGTGGTGGCGGAGCAGAGCTTCCCGGCCACCGTGGTGACGGCCGACGGCCGGACGCTGAACGGTCCCGAAGGCGGCCAGTCGCTGGGCCACAACTGGGACGCCGCGCCGCTGGCGCCGTTTTCACTGCGTGACGGCCGGGCGCCCGCGGGCGCCGACGAGGTCGTCCTGGACGCGGACCTGGCGTCGCGGAGCGGGGTGTCGGCCGGTCAGCGGGTGAAGATCGCCGTCCGCTCGGCGCCGGTGGAGTTCCGGGTCTCCGGTATCGCCGCCCCGAAGTCGGGCGACGGCCTCGCCCGGCAATCCGCGGTGTTCTTCTCGGCGGAGAAGGCCGCCGAACTCGCCGGGACACCCGGACAGGCGCACGCGATCGGTGTGCTGGCGGACCCGGGTGTCACGCCGGGCGACCTCGCCGACCGGATCCGCGACGCGATCGGTACCGACAAGGTGACGGTGACGACGGGGGTCGAGCGCAGCACGGTCGAGTTCCTCGACGTCAGCCAGACCAGGATGCTGCTGATGGCGCTGGCCGGCTCGTTCGGCGGCTTCGCGCTTCTCATCGCGGTGTTCGTCGTGGCCAGCACGCTGGCGCTGGTCATCAACCAGCGTCGCCGGGAGTTCGCGTTGCTGCGGGCGATCGCGGCGACCCCCCAGCAGATCCGCAAGCTCATCGGCGCCGAGACGATGATCGTCGCGATGGTCGCCGGGGTACTGGGCAGCGGACTCGGTGTGGCCGTCGGATTCGGGCTGAGGAACGCGTTCGGGGCCATCGGGGTGATCCCGCCGGACTTCGAACTGGCGATCAGCCCGATCCCGCTCGTCGCCGCGCTGGCGCTCGGCCTCGGCACGGCGCGCCTGGCCGCCTGGTCGGCGTCGCGGCGCCCGTCGTCGATCCGGCCGGTGGAGGCACTCGGCGAGGCCGCGGTGGAGCGGCGCGAACTCGGGCGTGTCCGTGTCCTCATCGGCTGTGCGCTGGTGGTGGCAGGTCTCGGTGGATCGATGGTCCCGATCTTCCTCAGCGGCGACGCGGGCCTCGCGGCTTCGGGGAGTTCGTCATTGATCATCGTGATCGGGCTGGCCGTGCTCGGCCCGAAGGTGGTCGCGGTGATGACGCGGCTGCTCGCGCCGGTGCTCAACCGGACGTCGCGGATCAGCGGTTACCTGGCCGCGGCGAACAACCAGACCAACGCGCGCCGCCTCGCCGCCGCGGTGACACCGGTGATGCTGGCGGTCTCGTTCGCGTTGACGATGTTCTACAGCCAGACCTCCGCGGCCGCCGCGCGACAGGAGGAGACCGTCGCGTCGACCACCGCGGACCATGTGCTCGCCGGCGGCACGGGCGGGCTCTCGCCGGAGGTCGCCGAGGCGGCGCGGCGGATCCCCGGCGTCGCCGCCGCGACCTCGGTCGTCCGCACCGAGGTGATCAACACGGTGCAGGAACAGGACAGCCTGCGCGTCGAGCGGTACCCGGCGCAGGGACTGGACGGCGCGCAGATCCGCGGGAACCTCGAGCTGGGCGTGGTGTCGGGCAAGATCACCGACCTGACCGGGAACACCGTCGCGATGAGCGAATCGGAAGCAGGCTGGTACGAGAAGAAGATCGGCGACGAGGTCGAGTTCTACTTCGGTGACGGCGCTCCGGCCAAACTGCGGCTGGTCGCCACCTACACCCGCGACCAGGCTTTCGGCCGCTACGTGCTGCCCGCCGACCTCGCCAGGGCGCACACCGGCGATCGGCTGGACGACGCGGTGCTGGTGCGACAGCAGCCCGACGCGGACGCCGCCACCGTGACCGCCGCGCTGAACGATCTCGCGACCCGCTACCCGGGACTCGCCGTGACACCGGGGTCGGCGGTGGCCGCCCCCGCCGGCGGGCAGCAGCAGGCCCAGTTCTACGTGAACCTGGTCGCGGTCGGCGTGATCCTCGGCTATGTCGTGATCTCCGTGGCGAACACCCTGGTGATGAGCACGGCGCAGCGTTCCCGGGAGTTCGCGCTCCTGCGCCTGATCGGCACGACGAAACGCCAGGTCGTGCGGATGATGCGCTTCGAAGCGCTGACGACCGTCGGTGTCGCGGCGCTGCTGGGGACCGTGGTGGCGGGGGTTCCGCTGGTACTGCTGAACCTCGGCCTGCGCGGCACACCGCTGCCGTCCGGCACGATCACCGTCTTCGGCGGGGTCATCGCCGGGGCGATCCTGCTCGGCGTCCTGTCGCTCGGTCTCGCCACCCGCGTGGCGCTGCGGTCGAAGCCGATCGAAGCGATCGGTCTCCGCGAGTAA